DNA sequence from the Macrobrachium nipponense isolate FS-2020 chromosome 41, ASM1510439v2, whole genome shotgun sequence genome:
TGCTCGTAGTCTTCATGGCCTCTGGAGTCTCGcctgaaaataagaagaagaagaagcgtttaTTTACATCAGAGACAACGAGATTGAGAGAGCAGGATAGTCCAAAGATTTCTGCTGATTCAGGAGAAGTTAATGTGGTAATAACAGTGGATATGTGAGGCAAGAATATACCTTCATATTGGATAAAGGCAACACTTATCTGAGAGAAGATATAATTAAGCAGTTAACgtgaaacaaaatgttttgttgctAATTTAGCTTTGTCGCTTTTGACGGAATTCTGAGAACGGCTTCAGTTCTCTACGACGCGAGAAGTATTACTTATTTGAATTTTAATATTGATTAGAGTTTTCCCATCATTCAAGGGTGGTTCTTAgttgtcccagcgcttggcatataTGCCTAACAATCTATATAAATCAGTTAATCAGTCATTCAGGAGTGttgaatgacaaaaaaagggCAACAGTTGATTTCTATAAAAGAGCCTTGATCAAGACGTACTTCTCTTTCAGATAACGAAGcctaaaagtataaataaatgaaaactataaaaaagaaaaaacagaagcaACAGTTGATATCACAGGGTAACTCTATAGAAAAGCCTTGATCAAGACGTGCTACTCTTTCAGATAATGAAGCctgaaagtataaataaatgataactataaaaaagaaaaaaacagaagcaACAGTTGATATCACAGGGTAACTCTATTGAAAAGCCTTGATCAAGACGTGCTACTCTTTCAGATAATGAAGCCTGAAAGCATAAAGAAgtgaaaacgataaaaaaaaaatacagagccACAGCATATATCTTACTTTCCAGAACATGGACCGCGACTGAGACCTTTTTGGCATTGGCTGGCTTACAGGAATACCTTCCGGAGTCTTGCAAGGTTGCGTTGTGCACCAGCAGCGACGACCTAGTGATTTCTCCCCTGTGCTCCGTCGTCACCAGGATCTCGCGTCCTCCCCTCCTTCCGTAGTTCACCAACTGCAGGGATGGAAATAAGATCttcagtggtaaaaaaaaatgtggtcaTTAAAAAGTTTCAAAAGTTAGTTTCCTATGgtcataaaaataagttttctgtgGTCAGAAAAACATTTTCTATGGTCACAGACAAGTAATTCACCAGCTGGAGGGAAGAAAATGGGATCTTCAGTAGTCacccaaaaaaaatttcataaaaagtttttttttttgtggtcaccAAAAAATTTCGTTTGCTATAGTCATATAAGTAAGTTTTCTGTGGTCACAAAAGTTAGTTTTCTATAGTCACATACATGAGGTTTTCTGTGGTCACTAATAGATAAGGTTTCTGttgtcatgaaaattattttctatggTCACAAAAATTAGTTTTCTATGGTCATAAAAATAAGCTTTCTGTGGTCACAAAGATTAGTTTTTTATGGTCATAGAAATTAGCTTTCTGTGGTCAAAAATTACTTTTCTATGGTCACAAAAATAAGATTTTTGTGGTCACAAAATTTGGTTTTCTATCgtcataaaaagttttctttggtcATAAAGCAGTTTTTATTGTGGTCACAAAAATCTGTTTTCTATGgtcaaaaaaatattgttttccatggtcacaaaaataaaacttttctatGGTCAAAAAAATATGTTTCCTATTGTCACAAGCAGTCTTGTATGAGAGATACTGAAAGATCAGTTACTTACAGTAAAGCATCCACAAATAGATTGCTAAGACATAGAGTCACTTGAAGTCAAAGATCTTTTGAACTTTGTCAGATTTGTCAAGgctaacttataaaaaaaaatctggacatAGTCACTTGAAGTCGAAAATCTTTTGAACTATGTCAACTTTGTCGAGGCTAAATGACCAAAAATCTGGACACAGTCACTTTAAGTCAAAGATCTTTTGAACTTAGTCAGCTTTGTCGAGGCTAAATGTCAAGAAAATCTGGGCATAGTCACTTGAAACCGACAAAAAAATCAGGACACGGTCACTTGAAGTCAAAGATTTTTTAACTTTGTCAACTTTGTCGAGATGGTCTGGACATGTTAACAGAATGGAAGAGTTAGATACCCAAGGGACCCTTACCTTATCTCTGTGGTACCACAGAATAAATTCGGGGGGCGTGGGGCTGAAGTGGACCACGCAGGTGAGATTAAGGGTGCTGCCCTTGTCCAGGTACACGCTCCCGTCTCCCAAGAGCTCTGCCAAAGGCACTGAAGGGAACACAGAGGAAGGAAGAAATgaatgataattaaaataataaaaatatcacttTCATAGGTTAAGGAATGAGGTTGCAAGCCCTATATAGGCCTTCAACGCTTTGGCTGCAACACACTTTAGTAAACTGACTACCATGTATGTTACTCATCGCTAGGGTCAGCAGACGCGTTTGGCTTTGAATGGAAAAGTGTGCGTCTTAGCCATTGTTTATatgaaattcacacacacacaaatatatatatatatatatatatatatatatatatatatatatatatatatatatatatatataattgtatgcacatacgtacatacgtacgtacattcgtaatgtatgcatatttgtgtatgtgtgtatacatatatacggatatacagctgtgtaatatacataatgtacttgcataatatatatatatatatatatatatatatatatatatatatatatatatatatatatatatatatatatatatatatatatatatatatatatatatatatatatatatatatatatgtgtgtgtgtgtgtttatattatatatatattatatatatatatatatatatataatatatgtttatatatatatatatatatatcatatatatatataaatatatatatatatatatatatatatatatatatatatgaaacagatCTATCACCAGGAAGGAAGAAGTATAATGATATCGTTAATGCCTCGCCATTCGAAGAACCTTTTCATTAATTCAAcagaattattttctctctctctctctctctcgtctcgtctctcctctctctctctcttctctctctcctcgctcactggTTTTCTGTCGAACGCAACTTAATACCTTACTGTGACaataaatatctttaaatatatatatatatatataatatatataatatatatacactatatatatatatacatatattatatatatatatatatatatgtatatatatatactatattatataattatatatatatatatatattattatatatattgtatatatatatatatagatataatatataaatatatagataataagatatatatatatatatctaattatgtatataaaggtaTTTTATTGTCACAATAAGGTATTAAGTTGCGGCCAACAGAAAaccagtgaagagagagagagagagaagagagaagagagagagagagagaaataatcctgCAGAATGAAAAGGTTCTTCGAATGGCGAGGCATTAACGATATCATTACAGTTTCTTCCTGGTGATAGATCTGTTTCATTAGAGAGGGGGGGAGCAACTTCACGCGAAggtccccccccacccacaccctcCTCGCCCCTTGAGGAAGCTAATATCAATCTCTCTGAAGATTAATAGGAATATCAGTCCCCCTGAAGCTTAAACAGATACCAAAATGAAGCTCGTCGCActgagacagaaagagaaatgCTTTTCATGGCGAGGTTTTTGAACGGGAAATGAAAGGATCCGttggaaaatattgaaattataattattgttattttcttttttttcccataagtAAAAATGTTAGCTCGACGAAGCAGCTGTTACGAAATCGATGCTAATTAGGACGTTCAAAGAGACGGGCAAAAGGTCAGAAGTTATTATTGTGAGTTTCGTCTAAAAACGAGTTGCGTTTGAAAATAGAGTGGTGTGTTTCAGGACTATACCAAACAAGTCGCTGACATATCTTCAACTTGTTCGTGAGGTGTTTGATAACTATACCAAACAAGTCGTTGACATATCTTCAACCTGTTCGTGATGTGTTAAAGGACTATTGAACAAGTCGTTGACATATCTTCAACTTGTTCGTGAGGTGTTTGATAACTATACCAAACAAGTCGTTGACATATCTTCAACCTGTTCGTGATGTGTTAGAGGACTATTGAACAAGTTGACATATCGTCAACCTGTTCGTGATGTGTTAGAGGACTATTGAACAAGTCGTTGACATATCGCCAACCTGTTCGTGAGGTGTTTGAGGGCTACCAAAACAAGTCGTTGACATATCTTCAACCTGTTCGTGATGTGTTAGAGGACTATTGAACAAGTCGCTGACATATCGCCAACCTGTTCGTGAGGTGTTTGAGGGCTACCAAAACAAGTCGTTGATAATTTGTGGCCGATGAAATTTGCAGCAAGCGTTACTGTGAAAGATATTGTGGTAGAACTTCGATGGAATTATGAAATGTCAAAGGTTGATGTAGGTTAGGAGGTAGGATTATTCAATTTGGTTTCAAGGGCCAGATAATCAATGAGtgttcttttagagagagagagagagagagagagagagaatatagcagTATAGTTTTGAAAtgcaaatatattgaaaaaacaaattgaaaagaaacattttactGTTGTAATTTTAATACTTGTCGATCGACATGACAATTGTTGATgtaagaaaaacagagagagagagagagagagagagagagagagagagagagagatgtttgtgtatgtgaaaTCTGCGACACGCCCTTTTAAAGAGGGCGGGGCTCCTGTAGTTGTTAATCTCGGTAAGTTGTTTGCGTGAGGTTGCTAGCCTTACACTAAGCTTAACTTGGGCGCGTTTAATCATAATAGCTGCAGTGGCCACTtgactttctctcttctctctctctctctctctctctctctcttctctctctctctctctctcttcctacattAACACTCAAGATGTCAATCAAAAGTATTAAAATTTCAACAGTAAGATGATGAGTTTCCTTCCaatatgttttttaatatatttgcatttaaaagcTACTGCTAATTTATgttctattatatttataattgaaaactactctctctctctctctctctctctctctctctctctctctctctctctctctctctctctctctctgttttccaacAATAACACTCGATATGCCGATCGACAAGTATTAAAATGTCACCAGTAAAATAATGAGTTTCCTTTCAACTTATGttctgatatatttataattgaaaactactctctctctcctcaatctcttctctcctctctctgtctcctctctctctctctctctctctctctctctctctctctctctctccataacaggACAGACAAAGCAATCACTCACCGACGACTTCGAGTTTGACGCTGATCGCCGTGACGGGCTTCGTCGAGATGGAGCACTCGTAGTAGCCGGAGTCCGTCGGCTGCGGGTGCCTGAGGACGAGAACCCAGTCTCCCGACGAAGGGTCTCGGTGGGCCGAGAACCTCTCGTCGTTTGTGAACGTGAAGGAACCGACGGTCAGGACGTGAAGGTCGTTGTGTCGGATCCACGAGACCTGAGGTACACGAAGGAGAAAGGAAAGATTGTGAGGTTCCATCAGGAATGTCAGAATCTACAGAATTAGCCATGAAGGTCTCAGGAATGTTAAAATCTACAGAATTAGGCATGAAGGTCTCAGGAATGTTAAAATCTACAGAATTAGGTGTGAAAGTCCGTCAGGAATGTCAGAATCTACAGAATTAGGCATGAAGGTCCCTCAGAAATGTCAGAATCTACAGAATTAGGCATGAAGGTCTCAGGAATGTTAAAATCTACAGAATTGGGCACGAAGGTCCCTCCAAAATGTCAAAATCtacagaattagaaaaaaaaaaaaaaatcccaaaaacaCCACTGCTTACAGATTTGGCCCCGAGGTTTCTAGCCTTGCAGGGGATGTGCGCTGGAGTCCCAACGGCTGCTAGGACCCTCTTGGGCGTGTCCTTGGCGAAATGGGGTCCTCTGGGTGGAGGAGTGTTGACATCTTGGCCCCTGATCCTCCCTGCGTCTCCAGATGCGACTTTGTTTCCGTTTGGTTTCCCGTGAACCTTGCTGTCAACGACCAGCATctcagctggaagaaaaaaatagaaaagttgaTAAGTTAAGATTTAGCAATTCTGTGACCCAGAGAAAACCGCTGGAAAGATTATGTGGAAAAGTCAAAgttaataaaattcttatttttgtgaccctgaaaaaataaaacagttggaTAAAGAATGGGGAGAGGTACAGTTTAATAGATCGTTGACATTTAGTATTTTTgcgacgtgagagagagagagagagagagagagagagagagagagagagagagagagagagagagaaacttgtgcAGATCCCTGCAGACGAgtttgcaacagagagagagagagagggagagcagagagagagagaagagaagagagaattcaggttagacagagagaaagacgtgaaagaaaaaaggaaattcgTGCAGATCCCTGCAGACGTgattgcaacagagagagagagagagagagagagagagagagagagggggggggggggggggaaaggtgtCCCAGCAGCGAGAACGGACCATAGAGGTGTTGAAGTTGTGTAATGCAACGAATTCCGGCACTTCGTGGAATGAGCTTGAGTCTCTTTCTGACAGCAAAGGACAACGGAGGAGgtggggatgggggatggggggggggggggaggttctcCCGGGGCCTGGGATCCATGGATCCCACGGGGCTGACCCGGGAGAATGGTGTTTGGGACCAGGAGTGAGGTAGGAAATTCCATAGATGCATTTCTTAATCATTCCAAACCCCGAGTTATGCCGGAGACGTGGGTGGTATGTTGTCGGGGATGAAAAGAAATggaatttctaaaaatgaaattaattagggATTTGGTGACGATATCTGTTGTTATGTGAGATGTATTTATAGTCTATATTATACTGGTTGAGAAGTAATATAGCTATAGAAACCGTGTGTAATAAAGATTGGCATTCTGAAGTTAATACAATTTATGAgatttttcacttactcggggaggaagcctacaaactactttcttgttgttgtttgtggGTGTTAGGAAAGATCTGTGGaagagactaaaaaggtctggaaaaggtgtttcgctttgatgtaaagatacaggaatttgatgacaggatatatacgatttattgattagaatggaaatgtaaaaaatgagtAATCAGTGTGAACTGTAGGAATCTacttaaatattaaaagaatccgACTGAATCACGTTTAAAGCGAGAGATAatcaacataaaatttaaaagaaaatgtggTGTGGCTTTTCTAAAATTTCCTgaattggaaaaaatattacgacctaaaatataaaataaaaatatctttcgtACGTAATCTAAAGATTtcagactgaaaaagaaacccgttaaaaacgaaagcaaatcatctccttcttttcgtgttctTTGCCTGTCTTGTTTCaagctaaaaaaagataaaataaaataacaaatatatagaataaaataaaaaatataaaaaacgcgCCGCTTCTTCAGCGTATCAGTCCTTTCAACGCGCGAGGTCCCAGGCGCACTCAGCGAAATTTGACGCGCGCTTTTCAGAACGCGCGCTTTTCAGGACGCGCGCTTGGggaatgtattcattttttttttctttccacagCGAGACTTTCGAAGAGTCTGAGAGATGGAGGTGAATGGAGAAGCGTGTTGCTGCTGCTCAATAAAAGCTCTTGTTCAGAGGCAtacgcttcttctctctctctctctctctctctctctctctctctctctctctctccgaggcgcgttttttttaacataaatgattAGCCGCGcgcggcgtttttttttttttcatgcgtgGAAGGTAAAGTAttggctttttgtttttttttgtcttccattttaggttttgtaatatatatatatatatatatatatatatatatatatataatatatacatatatatgtatatgtatacttatatatgtatattatatattatatatatatatatatatatatatatataaaaattatatacatatatttatttattcatttatttattttaaattctacCCACGTAGaaatgatctaatccttcgggccagcaaccctaggagaactgttaatcagctcagtggtctggttaaactaagatatacttatctttttttttttgacgctgaACGAAAAgctgaaagaaaattttaaaattaatgaaaactcaCCGGAGAAGAGAAGCACTAAAGCCGTGTGGAGGAGCTTTGAGATTAACATACTGCTTGTACCAAAGCTCTGCGGCTGCTGGATGCTTGTTTGTCTggaggctcctctctctctctctctctctctctctctctctctctctctctctctctctctctcgctcccaaCAGGGCGCCGTTCTTGCCTGCGAATGGAGAGAAAGATGTTTCTCAATCAGTGGTAGTTTATTCATCTTTGGTGGAAGTTAGTTTGTGTTGTAAGTAACGAAGATTTAAtcaaattaatatactatatgtatatatatatatatatatatatatatatatattaatatatatatatatttatttatataaatgacaatatatataatattatatatatatatatatatatagatatatataagtattgaattcttatcacatcaccgtgattcatatacatgcaataaggtacaaatgtcctctaatgtccaattcgctctacctcggaaataatatatttccatttatttatggaaatatattagtTATAACAGAAAAGTAACCAGACAGAGTTATTAGTTTTTAGATGATTATATTGCCGGAGATCTGCATCTAAACTGTTAAAGTGAAGGGGATAAGAATTTAATTTCCAACAAGCAAATAGAGAAAGTAGTTTTGAtgttttttggtgtttttcttACACTGTTCAGTAATCTGTGCTTATTTACCCTTTTTCTTCGAGAGCTTAGACAGTATATTGacatcttttcaaaatatatatatatattatttatatatatatgtaagtgtttacataataaaaataatggaatgttagtccatatatataaaagaataaaactaaagaggtcaaccagattgcttgcaggaatgtgatcagactagagacgctaaagatgacgtatacaataagtatgtaggctaagataacatgccgtcacctgtagtcattcaattgtttataaacattagtccaagctccctgcttgagacaactaccccgacctataattcaaacggcctacgtgatctctagtgtgtctcatttgattgtgtgttcgtatgaaactatgtcattgtatgtatgttcatatgttcgaactactgtctgttccttcataacttgtaacagagatggtagacggcagaacagagttagctatcgtcattagacctgtacctctttacctaagctttatcatgtataggaaataggattagccatcatcattggcagaagcgatcaagctatcgtttatTAGAGGACTTGTACAATCATaaatctgatcttcagcatgtaaaactttcagaagaaaattaaatatctatttttatacttagtgttttttctacaagaacctcaccgaaccatgagtttaacacatcgtcgtaaagataataccgacttcgtaagtgatctacaaaaccccagacactccattgaagatggaagtgcaataccaaccgacttagcgttatgattatcgctagtctaacattacctcatagggcgccttatcatacaaggcacgagccctaatatttggtggcagcggaccagaagaactctaacaacgtcctacgaagaaaaaacagaataataaatcatgaagtcaacgacgacgaaagcagcagattctaaatatatctaaatatatctttgcgtgtacgcaataggaatctatttaaatggctctcttccctcccctgtatttggatgtcgtctgaatttactttgcccttgtgacaagtataatttcacttgcaggctgattaatggaacctggttagcAGTATTCCTGcggtacgagagtttcacatcgcaacttcaaaaaatcgttcgtcgcagcggacgactacagtcaagtaacaacagcctacaatgtgaaaggaatttcatggacttcttcgaccgacacccgtatctcgtcgttaatctcgttttaatgcggaacgctccagcggctgcgtcggaatcgactacaaaaagggacatacttccgacaattacgacccgaaggatattcaactctactttgctggcgaaggactcgtgctgggatgatctattcatcgcgaatggaatcgtgtagcttaggatgcagagaataagtatgagcgcaaaatagaacgttggacccgcccaggcaaatttttcccccttgttttaaccattgaaaaaggccgtttcaattggctataggtggttgtctggaactgtgtaatggacgaaaagttgttcgaacgctagttgaaagtgaagtagtataacctcggtcatgtatcctatatatataaagtatcatgtatcctatatataattgatcataaataacagagtcgaaatatatctttgcgtgtacgcaatgacggaatctcttatataaatgatcataaataacagaatctaaaatatatctttggctgtacgcaataggaatctatttaaagtgcacatatattaatcataattatagtgaatccatatacatatgtataaaacaaatcaggtagcctctaatcaatatgttaccttttatctaccaatatctgcagttatttatgagttagtatatgaattactaatcagatatataacatttagcataaaaatcaacgaatcaaatcagcataaccattaatattttatcaattcatatatgaaattttttatcagttaaaatatgatttttatcatgttaatcttcattctatgcaattatcagagtacaattagtattttctgtagcataagtatcttaaagagatgaagtgaaaaaaactgtatcattatatgtcacgtgatcactattatttaccaatatcattgttttatatttttattacttgaatcaattcatgtacatcaatgaatttttatttacttatttatatatattcacatagtgtctgtatcaacactcctataagtcaaatgcaagtcaagtttgagtaatattcagtagttggttttgggtagctgaccgagctgatgtaagtgtttacataataaatatggatgttagtccatatatataaaagaataaaactaaagaggtcaaccagattgcttgcaggaatgtgatcagactagagacgctaaagatgacgtatacaataagtatgtaggctaagataacatgccgtcacctgtagtcattcaattgtttataaacattagtccaagctccctgcttgagacaactacccccgacctataattcaaacggcctacgtgatctctagtgtgtctcatttgattgtgtgttcgtatgaaactatgtcattgtatgtatgttcatatgttcgaactactgtctgttccttcatacttgtaacagagatggtagacggcagaacagagttagctatcgtcattagaagacctgtacctctttacgctaagctttatcatgtagaggaataggattagccatcatcattggcagaagcgatcaagctatcgttattagaagacttgtacaatcatatctgatcttcagcatgtaaaactttcagaagaaattatatctatttttatacttagtgttttctacaagaacctcaccgaaccatgagtttaacgacatcgtcgtaaagataataccgacttcgtaagtgatctacaaaaccccagaccactccattggaagatggaagtgcaataccaaccgacttagcgtatagattatcgctagtctaacattacctcatagggcgccttatcatacaaggcacgaggccctaatatatatatatatatatatatatatatatatatatatatatatatatatatacatatgaaaaaaaaaaacacactaaatGCATAAGCAGAGACGTAATCTGCGTTTATTTCCCCTCTTATTCGAGAGCATAGACATTATATTGACaccttttcaaatatatatatatatgtatatatatatatatatatatatatatatatatataatattatatatatatatattatatatatatatatatatatatatatatatatatatatatatatatttgaaaaggtGTCAATATAATGTCTATGCTCTCGATAAGAGGGGAAATAAACGCAGATTTACGTCTCTTGCTTATGCATTTagtgttttttcatatatatatatatatatatatatatatatatatatatatatatatatatatgtatatatgaaaaaacactaaatacaAAAGCAAGAGACGTAATCTGCGTTTATTTCCCCTCTTATTCGAGAGCTTAGACATTATATTCACaccttttaaaatgaaaaagaaaacactaaatGCATAAGCAAGGGATTACGTTTCGAGCGATACTACTTTAATAGTCTTAGACCGTATTTCTTGTTAAAGTACTTTCAGCTTATCTGGAAGCCTTTTGGGAAAAGGCTCTTATTCTGTCGTATATAATCGCCCTTTTCTCCGACGATCAGTTCCGAGAGAAAACTGAAATGATATTGTTTGAGTCTCCATGAAATGGTCGTTTTCAAAACCGTTCGGTAATTCTCTGAAGGCGAGACATGTCTCTCCGCTCTGTTGGGAGTTCGTATCTCATTCCTTTTTTTAGACAGCAGGTGCGGAACTGTGGGAGGTGCGTGGAACTGTGGGGGTGTGCGAAACTGTGAAGGCTATTTAGTCAGTCTTTTTAATGGGTTGCTGTGAATCcaagttagttttattttttccagatacatagtgttttttttatgtaattcttcACTCTTttgcaacactagttgcatccagttgcTTGAACAAGTaggtcacttttttatttttttatttcactagtTACAGTATCATACAtaaagtaatgtatatatatatattatatatatatatatatatatatatatatatatatatatatacatctatatatacacttttttatttcttctaggTTACAACTGTATGGTTATAAATTATGCTGATATTTTTAAGGTTGAGAATGTAATGCTAATTTAAGTTTCTTCACCTTATTTCAGttttgtataatataaaataaacggGTATTAGCTAACGGGCAGTATCCCGGGTGTaactgtgacagagagagagagagaagagagaagagaggagagagaggagagagagagagagagagagagagagagaccctagaGGGGCTTCTTATATGTCATTTCTTCATCCTTTGTAACACTAATTGCATCCAATTGCTTGAACAACGAGTttactctttcatttatttattttcagtagtTACAGTATCATgcataaagtaatatatatatatatatatatatatatatatatatatatatatatctatatatatagatgtatatatatatataatatatatatatgtttattataatgttatatatatatatatatatatatatatatataatatatatatatatatataatatatatatatatctatatatatatattat
Encoded proteins:
- the LOC135212867 gene encoding sialoadhesin-like; this translates as MLISKLLHTALVLLFSAEMLVVDSKVHGKPNGNKVASGDAGRIRGQDVNTPPPRGPHFAKDTPKRVLAAVGTPAHIPCKARNLGAKSVSWIRHNDLHVLTVGSFTFTNDERFSAHRDPSSGDWVLVLRHPQPTDSGYYECSISTKPVTAISVKLEVVVPLAELLGDGSVYLDKGSTLNLTCVVHFSPTPPEFILWYHRDKLVNYGRRGGREILVTTEHRGEITRSSLLVHNATLQDSGRYSCKPANAKKVSVAVHVLESETPEAMKTTSNGAAAAHHNHFIFSIVISIAFCLLTSSMRDDLLNFSEVVHWCHHSRALSLFTYR